The Candidatus Neomarinimicrobiota bacterium genome includes a window with the following:
- a CDS encoding outer membrane beta-barrel protein has protein sequence MNCVKLVLVSLMATVSSAQLRVSADVTGTHEVKVLGIKADNDAGLGITIGYDHVLGGTGSIEYGAGAEYQLNRENKVEDADGGKFGFTSPYGFLRYALSEQLYGVARIGYALLFSGDDTYTGDEIDLKGGLMYGVGGGFKLNDQLSVEGGYYSNAGTGELSEEGLTLDLEVVYTRVNVGVNYTF, from the coding sequence ATGAATTGTGTCAAATTAGTGCTTGTTTCATTAATGGCAACCGTTTCCTCTGCTCAACTTCGAGTTAGTGCGGATGTGACTGGCACACATGAAGTAAAAGTGTTGGGTATCAAGGCTGATAATGATGCCGGGCTTGGGATTACGATCGGATACGACCACGTTCTTGGTGGGACAGGATCAATTGAATATGGTGCGGGTGCTGAATATCAGTTGAACAGAGAGAACAAAGTGGAAGATGCCGATGGCGGAAAGTTTGGATTCACCAGTCCCTACGGTTTCCTGAGGTATGCCCTGAGTGAGCAATTATATGGAGTTGCCCGCATCGGATATGCTCTGCTTTTCAGTGGAGATGATACCTATACAGGTGACGAGATTGATCTTAAGGGTGGTCTGATGTACGGTGTTGGCGGAGGATTCAAATTGAATGATCAGCTGTCAGTTGAGGGTGGTTATTACTCCAATGCGGGAACTGGTGAATTGAGCGAAGAGGGATTAACATTGGACCTCGAGGTGGTGTATACACGGGTCAACGTTGGTGTCAATTATACTTTCTAG